The sequence below is a genomic window from Cicer arietinum cultivar CDC Frontier isolate Library 1 chromosome 6, Cicar.CDCFrontier_v2.0, whole genome shotgun sequence.
tctttCGATTAAAATGGATGTTTCATTTTTATCAAGGAAACCagataaagaataaaaatcaacaCGATCAAAAGGACATATCTATGGCAAGTACTATAATTTGCCAAAGGCATTCCAATAAGATTAATATCATAACAGGAACACAACTAATCATTCACGTAACAGTTAACAATTTTTGTAGTACGAGTCTAATGAACTAACTATAAATCAATTTCTTCTTTATTAAAACAGTGAGATTGATACATGCttgattttgtattatttttactaatagTAACACGAGATTCAATTTCTTTTGTTTAAATGTAACAGCTAAGTCATTACACCTTCTGTCATTGTGGAAGGGTGGTGACCAATTGAAAATTTTCCAAGCGGATTTGCAACAAGAAGAAAGTTTTGATGAGGCCGTAAAAGGATGTGATGGTGTGTTCCATGTTGCAGCTCCAATGCAATTCAATGTTAGTGACAAAGAAAACACTGGTAATGCCATGGATTCATGATTTCAAACAACCTAACATACacaatgattttttaatttagtctgGTAACATATGAAGCACCGACACAGACACATATATCAGCCACTACATTAACTCAGATATATCTGATattagtaatttaataaattagtaataatttaataaatgaaagtAATTCAATGTAATTGGCATGTGTCTGTGTCTTCAATCTAAGGTGATGATAAGTGACACATACTAACACTCTGTATTGAACTCTGCAGAGGCCTTTGTTCAAGCAAATATAATTGACCCTTCAATCAAAGGAACAATAAATCTTCTCAAATCCTGTTTGAAATCCAATTCTGTGAAAAGGGTTGTTTTCACATCTTCCATTAGTACTATTACTGCTAAAGACAGTAATGGAAAGTGGAAACCTATTGTTGATGAATCTTGCCAAATACAAACTGATATTGTGTGGAATACACAAGCAAGTGGATGGGTGAGTAATGCTTTTCTTAGCTCACTACTACAAGCACTGTTCACATAATTCAAAACTGGTTCCTTGagttttgctttcttttgtgGTGGCAGGTTTATGCACTTTCAAAGCTTCTCACAGAAGAAGCAGCATTTAAATTTGCAAAAGAGAATGGTATTGATCTTGTTTCAGTCATAACAAGCACTGTTGCAGGTCCATTCTTCATTGCTAAAGTACCTTCAAGTGTTAAAGTTCTACTATCACCACTAACAGGTGATTTTTATCATCGATCTGCATGTCAAATTCCCTTAAAATCTTCAAAGTGAATCATAAAGTATAACATGCAtgcttaaattttttacatgttttatTATAGTGACcaacttgttttttaaatatgtagGTGAAACTGAATACTACAAGATAATATCTGCTGTAAATGCAAGAATGGGGTCAATTGCATTGGTTCACATTGAAGATATATGCAATGCACACATATTCTTAATGGAACATGCTAAAGCAGAAGGTAGGTACATATGTAGCACCCAGAGCTGTACACTGTCTAACTTGGCATCTCTTGTTTCCAAAGAGTATTCTTGTCCCACTATTCAGAGGTAAATGATATTCTTTCCTTCTTTCTATATGTAATACTAAATTCCACAACTTTTGTTTTTCCAATTTCATATTTATGATGTTATTCCTACATATATCTGCAGGAAGTGTCAGAAAATTTTTGACAAGGTTCCTTCTGAAATTTCCTCAAAGAAGCTAAAAGAATTGGGTTTTAGTTACAGGCATAGCCTTGAAGAAATAGTACATCAAACAATTATGTGTTGCCTAGATTATGGTTATTTACCTTCTGTTTAGCTAGTAGTCTTCCAATACCACTATGTACATTATTCAAAGTATTTGAGCTTTTGTAATTttcatacaaataaataaatgaagtcAACTTTCAAACCACTAgcttatattaaattttgtatacATTCACTTTCTCTTACTTTGGTTacaataaaagtattttttttaatcatctaGTTTACAGTGGCACGAGCGTGGTTCGAAAGATAAGTAAAgtctaataaaaaattgtttaaattatgatttgaaTTCGAATTCTTCCGAATGGTTCATTCTTAAGTGAATTTTATTAACCAATTGAACTCAATTACTTAGTTGGTTACAAGAATAAAATTTCATAGTCATTATTAATTATCAATAGAAATAAAACCCTTATGCTAAAAATTTCAAGCATGATATATGGTAGTTACACACTTACACGGAGGTATTGATGAGCTCAAAAACATTTGTAGTACATTTCATCATCTCTTACCATGGTTACAATAACACTTCATAGTCATCATTAATTTATGAATAGAAATATATAGCCCTTATGCCAAAAACTTCATGCGTGATATATGACAATTCCACCAAGGTATTAATGAATTCAAAAGCACCAAGAAGTTATAGTTGTGTCGGGTCTAATGTGAATGATCAAACTTAAATGATGGTCGGTCCCtatgttgagtttgtgttggtTAATTGAAGGCCTGCCAAGGTGCTAAAAGAGGCAAACCTGCTGAATTAATGTGACCTAATTGTACTTTCATGAGTAGGTTTTCTGAGTCTTAGATTGGGGACCAAATTCTCCAACAAGACACCAAAcctatacaaaaaaaaatatctaagcTAATTTTGATATAAAGTAATAGCTCACCAACTAATTCCTCCATGATTTTGGTAATGCACTTATCTTATGAACAGCTGTGTATCATTTTCACCATTAttagttacctgattttgttattttaattcatCAGTTCATTTAGAGACACTTTCTTCAAGctttttcctttttctattTTAGAGACAACCCTAAAATTAGCCATTGAAAATTACACACAtgatttcattatttgattacgAAATTAGTCTCATCTAAAATATTACTATATACTAATTCATACCAAGTTTGTCTAAAAAATGTATGATTTATCACCAAATCCTGTACTTAAACACCAATTTGGagacattataaatattttagagattaatttggtgGTTAAAGTTTTTGGTAAAACTAATGTGGTTAGGTGTGTCATTTATAACAccaactttaaaaaaatcaaaccaacTTTGTTTCGCTAATATGACCAAGATCTAAACAAAAAGACATGTTACTCACAGTTTTCGATTTCCGCCgtttaaataaaattagacAGTTTAGATTTACATAATAACAAAATCACTTTAAAAAATTCAACCATTAATTTAAAATCCAACAAAAACTTCACACCAAATCCAAATCGCTGTCCAAAGTGTAACTTAGAGGATGTAATTCAGTAGTATTGTGGTTTGAATTGCATTTTGGATCATAGTGTAGACTTGTCAGTAGGTCAAATTGTTGAGCAGATAGCTGACAAGTAAGCAGTCTTTGCTATGTATATAAGATCCTAAAGATAGAGCTACAAAACTTTCGTTAAAAACTAACTATAGTCTTTGATGTGTTTATCTTTCActatttttttcattgttttcatTAAATAGCTATCAACAACTAGTGAAGTCTGcatcaaacattaaaaaaaagaagcCTAACAGAACTCAGAAAATTTACCATAAAAAGTTTCTAATGTATATGTAGATTTGCAGTCTAATTGCATATTAACAGCATCAACCTCTTCATATTTGTTAAGCTactaattgaatataaaatttgaaaatatccAATGAAGTTTCATTGAATGACTTCCATTCCCAAACCAAGGAAGTGTAATGACGGTTAGTACACATTTATTAGGTGCATGTGCCGTGAGAAATTAAAAGCTGTTCAGATGTTACAGCAATGAATTGACATTACCAACCCTCTTCACCTCAGCTAAGTACACACTTGGGAGTTATGGACTTCAAAGTGACCAATTAATTTACCATGTTCACATCATACTCATTTATGCATCACCGCGTAGTAAAGATGTCTCCAAGTTCGTTTAAAACCAATTTTGTAAATGTGAATCTAAGTTATATGGTCTCAAAtcaataattgaaatttatttttgcaTAAAACTATATGGCATTATTACTGCAGTCAATCCAAGTCCGACTGCATATGTGTATATATTATCGGACTTGAATTCTCTGCGGTGGAGATGATGCAGTTGAGTGATTGCAGACAAGGCAATCTATTGGCAGGTCCAGAGTCGTGACCTTATCTTAAATGACTAATGTTCATATCAGGATTATTCAATA
It includes:
- the LOC101514054 gene encoding dihydroflavonol 4-reductase — its product is MEEAMKMVRIVRPNAKYCVTGATGYIGSWLVESLLQRGCTVHATVRDPAKSLHLLSLWKGGDQLKIFQADLQQEESFDEAVKGCDGVFHVAAPMQFNVSDKENTEAFVQANIIDPSIKGTINLLKSCLKSNSVKRVVFTSSISTITAKDSNGKWKPIVDESCQIQTDIVWNTQASGWVYALSKLLTEEAAFKFAKENGIDLVSVITSTVAGPFFIAKVPSSVKVLLSPLTGETEYYKIISAVNARMGSIALVHIEDICNAHIFLMEHAKAEGRYICSTQSCTLSNLASLVSKEYSCPTIQRKCQKIFDKVPSEISSKKLKELGFSYRHSLEEIVHQTIMCCLDYGYLPSV